The Niallia alba genome includes a window with the following:
- the moaC gene encoding cyclic pyranopterin monophosphate synthase MoaC, translating to MGEFTHFNQEGHAKMVDISEKSETARIAVALSSVKVSEEIYQKITKQEIKKGDVLAVAQVAGIMAAKKTADIIPMCHPIMLKGVDISFRWEEDAGDFHLIISTTVKTVGSTGVEMEALTAASVTALTIYDMCKSMDKGMVIGPTYLVEKSGGKSGDYKREQSK from the coding sequence ATGGGGGAGTTTACACATTTTAATCAAGAAGGCCATGCGAAAATGGTTGATATTTCAGAAAAAAGTGAAACCGCTCGCATAGCTGTAGCGCTATCTAGTGTTAAAGTAAGTGAAGAAATCTATCAAAAAATCACGAAGCAGGAAATAAAAAAAGGGGATGTTTTAGCTGTTGCCCAAGTAGCTGGAATTATGGCTGCCAAAAAAACGGCTGATATCATACCTATGTGTCACCCTATTATGTTGAAGGGTGTCGATATATCGTTTCGATGGGAAGAGGATGCAGGGGATTTTCACTTGATTATTTCAACGACGGTAAAGACAGTTGGAAGTACTGGTGTAGAAATGGAAGCTTTGACCGCTGCATCTGTTACAGCATTAACAATTTATGATATGTGTAAAAGCATGGATAAAGGAATGGTAATTGGCCCCACTTATTTAGTCGAGAAATCGGGTGGAAAAAGCGGCGATTACAAAAGAGAGCAGTCGAAATAA
- a CDS encoding YdiK family protein yields MRRSPLFSGVLYIIFGALFTYFAIHDLQRNQDWGFYTYLLVILATFDIGSGIKLINFHFFLKKNQNDAKKPK; encoded by the coding sequence ATGAGAAGATCACCGTTATTTTCAGGAGTTCTATATATTATTTTTGGAGCTCTGTTTACGTATTTTGCTATTCACGATCTACAAAGAAACCAAGACTGGGGATTCTATACGTATTTATTAGTCATTCTGGCAACCTTTGACATCGGATCAGGAATAAAGTTAATCAACTTCCACTTCTTCCTGAAAAAAAACCAAAATGATGCAAAAAAACCGAAGTAA
- a CDS encoding redox-sensing transcriptional repressor Rex, whose protein sequence is MHNEVMKIPQATAKRLPLYYRFLKNLHSSGKQRVSSAELSEAVKVDSATIRRDFSYFGALGKKGYGYNVNYLLSFFRKTLDQDELTKVALIGVGNLGVAFLKYNFLKNNNTKIEVGFDVVEEKIGTLVNDVPIYHMDDLEKVLQENDVEVAILTVPASTAQVITDRLVESNIKGILNFTPARLNVPANVRVHHIDLAVELQSLVYFLKHYPTPDVEVEVEETEE, encoded by the coding sequence ATGCATAATGAGGTAATGAAAATACCGCAGGCAACAGCGAAGCGGTTACCATTATACTATCGTTTTTTAAAAAACTTACATTCATCAGGCAAGCAGAGAGTCTCTTCAGCTGAATTAAGTGAAGCGGTGAAAGTAGATTCTGCTACCATAAGACGGGATTTCTCTTATTTTGGCGCCCTTGGAAAAAAAGGGTATGGATATAATGTAAACTATTTATTATCATTTTTCCGTAAAACATTAGACCAAGATGAACTAACTAAGGTAGCTTTAATTGGTGTTGGTAATCTTGGAGTTGCCTTTTTAAAATATAACTTCTTAAAAAATAATAACACAAAAATAGAAGTAGGATTCGACGTTGTAGAAGAAAAGATTGGCACTTTAGTGAACGATGTGCCTATTTATCATATGGATGACTTAGAAAAGGTTCTCCAAGAAAATGATGTGGAAGTAGCGATACTAACAGTTCCTGCAAGTACAGCTCAGGTAATTACGGATCGTTTAGTAGAAAGTAATATTAAAGGGATATTGAATTTTACTCCAGCGCGGTTAAATGTGCCTGCAAATGTACGGGTTCATCATATTGATTTGGCTGTGGAATTACAATCACTTGTGTATTTCTTAAAGCACTATCCTACTCCAGATGTAGAAGTAGAGGTTGAGGAAACGGAAGAATAA